In one Sphingobium sp. MI1205 genomic region, the following are encoded:
- a CDS encoding sensor domain-containing diguanylate cyclase — MSEPLRSPSSPLTPVIAGVIYFLMASLALLCSRFEGGLAFIWAANALLMAELQTSKTSYWPRVILACGVASMISTALFGMGPLAALPMALINIAESLIVATLCRRFIPVHLTDGSKRSLLVFIAALCVPANIIAGLGAALVAATLTRVDFGPSWLQWYSGHVLGGLTCTPILAMLLQGQVSRWVKETPKKKKLEALGLLILFALVTAHVFFLARYPMLFLLLLPLVAIAFRIGSLGAAASVVVLAAIGGAATVSGYGPLNLISGSIGERTQLFQVFLAFSFLLSMPLAAELNGRRRLFQMLQASEARYRAIAEHSGDVVLNVSVDGIIEYASPSAAEQIGCAPGMLVGRSAEVLVDPEDRAEVIRAHRRALAQPGDVQTVEFRPSISADGLDWCEMVTRAMLDEQGLPTGVVSTVRDMSRHKARQRALQRVAAVDTLTGADSRWAFLEKLEQEIQRVARGAQACLLLIDIDHFKSVNDRFGHGVGDKVLSGFVERLRPGLRGGDSIGRLGGEEFAILLTGTDIQRASMVCERLRKMVSAQRISAQTSDTITVTFSAGLVELDGKSGRTELLEVADKALYRAKHSGRNCLRLAA; from the coding sequence ATGTCTGAGCCGCTACGTTCTCCTTCTTCCCCGCTGACGCCGGTGATCGCTGGCGTGATCTATTTTCTCATGGCGTCGCTCGCCTTGCTCTGCTCGCGGTTTGAAGGCGGATTGGCGTTCATATGGGCCGCCAACGCGCTGCTGATGGCGGAACTGCAAACATCCAAAACCAGCTATTGGCCACGCGTCATCCTGGCATGCGGCGTGGCCAGCATGATTTCGACGGCCCTGTTTGGCATGGGACCGCTGGCCGCTTTGCCGATGGCCCTCATCAACATTGCCGAGTCCCTGATCGTAGCGACTTTATGCCGCCGCTTCATTCCCGTGCACCTGACGGATGGATCGAAACGATCATTGCTGGTCTTCATAGCCGCGCTTTGTGTGCCCGCGAATATCATCGCAGGCCTGGGCGCTGCGCTGGTCGCCGCTACGTTGACCCGGGTGGATTTCGGGCCATCCTGGCTTCAATGGTATAGCGGCCATGTGCTGGGCGGCCTCACCTGCACGCCAATCCTTGCCATGCTGCTGCAGGGACAGGTGAGCCGCTGGGTAAAGGAAACGCCGAAGAAGAAGAAGTTGGAGGCGCTGGGGCTTCTTATCCTTTTTGCGCTGGTGACTGCCCATGTCTTTTTCCTGGCGCGCTATCCGATGCTCTTCCTGCTGCTCTTGCCTCTGGTTGCGATCGCCTTTCGCATCGGGTCGCTTGGGGCGGCTGCATCGGTGGTGGTGCTTGCGGCGATCGGTGGCGCGGCGACGGTGTCCGGCTACGGCCCGCTGAATTTGATTTCGGGCAGCATCGGGGAACGCACCCAACTGTTCCAGGTTTTCCTGGCATTCAGCTTTCTGCTCTCCATGCCGCTGGCGGCTGAACTCAATGGTCGGCGTCGACTGTTCCAGATGCTTCAGGCGAGCGAGGCGCGATATCGCGCGATCGCCGAACATAGCGGCGACGTAGTGCTGAACGTCAGTGTGGACGGAATCATAGAATATGCCTCGCCATCCGCCGCTGAGCAGATTGGGTGCGCGCCCGGCATGCTGGTCGGTCGGTCGGCGGAGGTGCTTGTCGATCCTGAGGACCGGGCCGAAGTGATCCGTGCGCACCGCCGTGCGCTCGCGCAGCCGGGTGATGTCCAGACCGTCGAGTTCCGTCCGTCGATTTCCGCAGATGGCCTGGATTGGTGTGAGATGGTGACGCGCGCCATGCTTGATGAACAGGGCTTGCCGACCGGCGTCGTCAGCACCGTCCGTGACATGTCGCGGCACAAGGCCCGCCAGCGCGCCCTGCAACGGGTCGCGGCGGTGGACACGCTGACCGGCGCCGATAGCCGCTGGGCGTTCCTGGAAAAGCTGGAACAGGAAATTCAGCGGGTGGCGCGGGGTGCCCAAGCCTGCCTGCTGCTTATCGATATCGACCATTTCAAGTCCGTCAACGACCGCTTCGGCCACGGGGTCGGGGACAAGGTGTTGTCCGGCTTCGTCGAGCGCCTGCGCCCCGGATTGCGCGGAGGCGACAGCATCGGTCGCCTTGGAGGGGAGGAGTTTGCGATTCTCCTGACCGGAACGGACATCCAGCGGGCAAGCATGGTGTGCGAGCGGTTGCGAAAGATGGTCTCCGCCCAACGCATCAGCGCCCAGACGTCGGACACCATCACCGTCACGTTCAGCGCCGGCCTGGTCGAACTTGACGGGAAAAGTGGCCGGACCGAACTACTGGAAGTCGCCGACAAGGCGCTATACCGCGCCAAGCATAGCGGCCGGAACTGCCTGCGTCTGGCAGCCTAG
- the clpS gene encoding ATP-dependent Clp protease adapter ClpS translates to MSSTSTAAYPITMAGRDQDDQGDGPGGPNVGIATRTRSRTKKPSLYKVLMLNDDYTPMEFVVHVLQQFFRMDMEEATRVMLHVHQRGVGVCGIFSYEVAETKVNQVMDFARQNQHPLQCTLEKA, encoded by the coding sequence ATGAGCAGCACCAGCACAGCGGCATATCCCATCACCATGGCGGGCAGGGATCAGGACGACCAGGGGGATGGCCCCGGCGGCCCCAATGTGGGCATCGCCACGCGCACACGATCACGCACGAAAAAGCCTTCGCTCTACAAGGTATTGATGTTGAACGACGACTATACGCCGATGGAATTCGTCGTGCATGTGCTGCAGCAATTCTTCCGCATGGACATGGAAGAAGCGACCCGCGTGATGCTGCACGTCCATCAACGCGGGGTCGGCGTATGCGGCATCTTCAGCTATGAGGTGGCGGAGACGAAGGTCAATCAGGTGATGGACTTTGCCCGGCAGAATCAGCATCCTCTTCAATGCACGCTGGAAAAGGCGTGA